From Chengkuizengella sediminis, the proteins below share one genomic window:
- the mdh gene encoding malate dehydrogenase encodes MAIQRKKIAVVGAGFTGATTALMLAQKELGDVVLIDIPQLENPTKGKALDMLEASPVQGFDSNIIGTSSYEDAEGADVVIITAGIARKPGMSRDDLVNTNAGIMKSVCENVKKYCPDSYVIILSNPVDAMTYVAFNTLGFPKNRVIGQSGVLDAARYFTFISQELNVSVEDVHGFVLGGHGDDMVPLVRYTNVAGIPIDKLIPADRIEAIVKRTRTGGGEIVGLLGNGSAYYAPAASLVQMTEAILKDKKRVIPSIAFLEGEYGYDNLFIGVPTILGGDGIEKIIELELTDEERTALDKSADSVRKVISVVDKG; translated from the coding sequence ATGGCAATTCAAAGAAAAAAAATTGCAGTGGTAGGGGCAGGATTTACTGGAGCAACTACCGCACTAATGCTAGCTCAAAAAGAATTGGGTGACGTTGTATTAATTGATATTCCACAATTAGAGAATCCTACAAAAGGTAAAGCGCTTGATATGTTAGAAGCTAGCCCAGTACAAGGTTTTGATAGTAATATCATTGGTACCTCTAGTTATGAGGATGCTGAGGGTGCGGATGTAGTCATTATTACTGCAGGTATTGCACGTAAACCTGGCATGAGCAGAGATGATTTAGTAAATACGAATGCAGGTATCATGAAATCAGTATGTGAGAATGTAAAAAAATATTGTCCAGATTCATATGTAATCATTTTAAGTAATCCAGTGGATGCTATGACTTATGTTGCATTTAATACTCTTGGATTCCCTAAAAATCGTGTCATTGGTCAGTCAGGTGTATTGGATGCAGCTCGTTACTTTACATTTATTTCTCAAGAATTAAATGTTTCTGTTGAGGACGTTCACGGATTTGTATTGGGAGGTCATGGGGATGACATGGTACCTCTTGTACGTTACACGAATGTAGCAGGTATTCCAATTGATAAATTAATTCCAGCTGATCGTATTGAAGCCATTGTAAAACGTACTCGTACAGGTGGAGGAGAGATCGTAGGTTTACTTGGAAACGGAAGTGCGTACTATGCACCAGCAGCTTCCCTAGTTCAAATGACAGAAGCAATTTTAAAAGATAAAAAACGTGTAATACCTTCCATTGCATTTTTAGAAGGCGAATATGGGTATGATAACTTATTTATCGGTGTTCCGACGATCCTTGGTGGAGATGGAATTGAAAAGATCATAGAATTAGAATTAACGGATGAAGAAAGAACAGCGCTAGATAAGTCAGCAGATTCTGTACGAAAAGTGATAAGTGTTGTAGACAAAGGTTAA
- the icd gene encoding NADP-dependent isocitrate dehydrogenase: MVQFKNYDQPTNGEKITIENGKLQVPNKPIIPFIEGDGTGPDIWAASKRVLDAAVEKAYNGEKEIAWYEVFAGQKSFDKYNEWLPEDTLTAIREYFVAIKGPLTTPIGGGIRSLNVALRQELDLYTCLRPVRYFDGVPSPVKRPELVDMAIFRENTEDIYAGIEYEQGSDEVKKVIDFLQNEMGVNKIRFPETSGIGIKPVSSEGTKRLVKGAIEYAIKHERKSVTLVHKGNIMKFTEGAFKNWGYEIAEEEYGDKVFTWGQYDRIEEAEGKEAADKAQDEALAAGKILVKDAIADIALQQVLTRPKDFDVIATLNLNGDYLSDALAAQVGGIGIAPGANINYVTGHAIFEATHGTAPKYAGLDVVNPGSVILSGVLMLEHLGWKEAADLIYKGMETAISNKTVTYDFERLMENATKVKCSEFADEIIKHMA; the protein is encoded by the coding sequence ATGGTACAATTCAAAAATTACGATCAACCAACAAACGGAGAAAAAATCACAATCGAAAATGGAAAATTACAGGTTCCTAATAAACCAATCATTCCTTTTATTGAAGGAGATGGAACTGGTCCTGATATTTGGGCGGCTTCAAAACGTGTTTTAGACGCTGCTGTAGAAAAAGCTTACAATGGCGAAAAAGAAATTGCTTGGTATGAGGTTTTTGCTGGTCAAAAATCTTTTGATAAATATAATGAATGGTTGCCAGAGGATACTTTAACTGCAATTAGAGAATATTTTGTTGCAATTAAAGGACCTTTAACCACACCAATTGGTGGAGGAATTCGTTCTTTAAACGTTGCTCTTCGTCAAGAATTAGATTTATACACATGTCTACGTCCAGTTAGATACTTTGATGGTGTTCCTTCACCTGTCAAACGTCCTGAATTAGTTGATATGGCTATTTTCCGTGAGAATACTGAGGATATTTATGCGGGAATCGAATATGAACAAGGTTCTGACGAAGTGAAAAAGGTCATTGATTTCTTACAAAATGAAATGGGAGTGAACAAAATTCGTTTCCCTGAAACTTCAGGGATTGGAATTAAACCAGTTTCTTCTGAAGGAACAAAACGTCTTGTGAAAGGCGCAATCGAATATGCGATTAAACATGAACGTAAAAGTGTAACTTTAGTACATAAAGGGAATATTATGAAATTCACTGAAGGTGCATTTAAAAACTGGGGTTATGAAATAGCGGAAGAAGAATACGGTGACAAAGTATTCACTTGGGGACAATATGATCGTATTGAAGAAGCTGAAGGGAAAGAGGCAGCGGATAAAGCACAAGATGAGGCTCTTGCTGCAGGTAAGATTCTTGTGAAGGATGCAATTGCAGATATTGCACTACAACAAGTACTTACTCGTCCGAAAGATTTTGATGTGATCGCTACATTGAATTTAAATGGAGACTATTTATCTGATGCTTTAGCTGCTCAAGTAGGTGGTATTGGTATTGCTCCTGGAGCGAATATTAACTATGTTACTGGACATGCAATCTTTGAAGCTACTCATGGAACAGCTCCAAAATATGCTGGTTTAGACGTAGTTAATCCTGGTTCTGTCATTTTATCAGGTGTATTAATGCTTGAACATTTAGGTTGGAAAGAAGCTGCTGATTTAATTTACAAAGGAATGGAAACAGCAATTTCTAATAAAACAGTAACTTATGATTTTGAAAGATTAATGGAAAATGCTACAAAGGTTAAATGTTCAGAATTTGCAGATGAAATTATTAAACACATGGCTTAA